From Cucumis melo cultivar AY chromosome 1, USDA_Cmelo_AY_1.0, whole genome shotgun sequence, a single genomic window includes:
- the LOC103489709 gene encoding mediator of RNA polymerase II transcription subunit 19a-like isoform X2: protein MESEDKKFGRGPRELTGAVDLISHYKLLPHHDFFCKKSLPLSISDTHYLHNVVGDTEIRKGEGMQLNQLIQNTSYPRETNARIQPFDQDILIEAFQLRETGPVDLPSAEKGVPTIPGKSKSESKDKDRKHKKHKDRDKEKDREHKKHKHRHKDRSKDKDKDKKKDKSGHQDSGADHSKKHHEKKRKHDGEDDINDIHRHKKSKHKASKIEEMGVIKVSKRVGT from the exons ATGGAATCTGAAGATAAGAAATTTGGCCGAG GACCTAGGGAACTAACTGGTGCTGTGGATCTTATAAGTCACTACAAGTTGTTGCCTCACCATGATTTTTTCTGCAAGAAGTCACTTCCATTGTCAATTTCAGACACACATTATCTTCATAACGTGGTTGGAGACACAGAAATTAGAAAAGGAGAAGGGATGCAGTTGAATCAACTCATACAGAATACTTCTTACCCTAGAGAGACTAATGCCCGTATACAGCCATTTGATCAAGATATTCTCATAGAAGCCTTCCAACTGAGGGAAACTGGTCCTGTTGATCTGCCTTCT GCCGAGAAGGGTGTTCCTACTATTCCAGGGAAGTCAAAAAGCGAGTCCAAAGATAAAGACAGAAAGCACAAGAAGCACAAAGATAGGGATAAGGAGAAGGATAGAGAGCATAAGAAGCACAAGCATCGACATAAAGACAGGAGTAAGGATAAAGACAAGgacaagaagaaagacaaaagtGGCCATCAAGATTCTGGTGCTGATCATTCTAAGAAGCATCATGAAAAG AAAAGGAAGCACGATGGGGAAGATGATATTAATGACATTCATAGGCACAAAAAAAGTAAG CATAAGGCCtcaaaaattgaagaaatggGAGTGATAAAG GTATCAAAGAGGGTTGGAACTTAG
- the LOC103489709 gene encoding mediator of RNA polymerase II transcription subunit 19a-like isoform X3, with product MESEDKKFGRGPRELTGAVDLISHYKLLPHHDFFCKKSLPLSISDTHYLHNVVGDTEIRKGEGMQLNQLIQNTSYPRETNARIQPFDQDILIEAFQLRETGPVDLPSAEKGVPTIPGKSKSESKDKDRKHKKHKDRDKEKDREHKKHKHRHKDRSKDKDKDKKKDKSGHQDSGADHSKKHHEKKRKHDGEDDINDIHRHKKSKHKASKIEEMGVIKSSF from the exons ATGGAATCTGAAGATAAGAAATTTGGCCGAG GACCTAGGGAACTAACTGGTGCTGTGGATCTTATAAGTCACTACAAGTTGTTGCCTCACCATGATTTTTTCTGCAAGAAGTCACTTCCATTGTCAATTTCAGACACACATTATCTTCATAACGTGGTTGGAGACACAGAAATTAGAAAAGGAGAAGGGATGCAGTTGAATCAACTCATACAGAATACTTCTTACCCTAGAGAGACTAATGCCCGTATACAGCCATTTGATCAAGATATTCTCATAGAAGCCTTCCAACTGAGGGAAACTGGTCCTGTTGATCTGCCTTCT GCCGAGAAGGGTGTTCCTACTATTCCAGGGAAGTCAAAAAGCGAGTCCAAAGATAAAGACAGAAAGCACAAGAAGCACAAAGATAGGGATAAGGAGAAGGATAGAGAGCATAAGAAGCACAAGCATCGACATAAAGACAGGAGTAAGGATAAAGACAAGgacaagaagaaagacaaaagtGGCCATCAAGATTCTGGTGCTGATCATTCTAAGAAGCATCATGAAAAG AAAAGGAAGCACGATGGGGAAGATGATATTAATGACATTCATAGGCACAAAAAAAGTAAG CATAAGGCCtcaaaaattgaagaaatggGAGTGATAAAG